From Arcobacter sp. LA11, a single genomic window includes:
- a CDS encoding ABC transporter ATP-binding protein yields the protein MKEFFKYYIPYYKDYKLKIFFAFIGILLVAGGSAGLAYVIKPLLDEVFIAKDQQMLYLVPLLLIIVQTAQGVGKYIQVYYISYVGQDIIRIIRDKLLAHILTLDISFFQKKHGGELISRITNDINRIQSAVSTQIAGLIREFLTIIALVCYVIFLNPELAFYGLVVMPLALYPISILGKKMKKLSFRSQESASDITSHLSEVFNNVEIIKANSTETSELEKFEKHNKNFFNINIKSVKTNELTSPIMETIGAIAAALVIIFGGSQVIEGTMTAGTFLSFIAALFMLYTPIKRMASIYNSLQNAIAAHERILSIYNIKPTILTGNEDIPVDIEKIEFKNVDLKYDDFTALKNINLSALKGEKFALVGDSGGGKSSLINLLIRFYDTSSGQILFNDTCLRNINIDSLRKNISVVTQRVYIFNDSVASNVAYGYKIDEEKVIAALKQAHAYDFVSTMENGIYTKLDEFGTNLSGGQRQRIAIARALYKNPQILILDEATSALDNESESIISEVIDEVSKNRITFVIAHRLSTIKNADKIAVFKKGEIVCIDSEEKLLENCNEYKRLYNLANI from the coding sequence ATGAAAGAATTTTTTAAATACTATATACCATATTATAAAGACTATAAACTAAAAATCTTTTTTGCTTTTATAGGTATACTTCTAGTTGCCGGGGGAAGCGCAGGTCTAGCTTATGTAATAAAACCCTTATTAGATGAAGTATTTATTGCAAAAGACCAACAAATGTTATATTTAGTTCCACTTCTTTTAATTATTGTACAAACAGCTCAAGGAGTTGGTAAATACATTCAAGTTTACTATATTTCATATGTGGGTCAAGATATTATTCGAATAATAAGAGATAAATTATTAGCACACATTTTAACTTTAGATATTTCATTCTTTCAAAAAAAACATGGAGGAGAGTTAATATCAAGAATTACTAATGATATTAATAGAATTCAATCAGCTGTATCAACTCAAATTGCTGGATTAATTAGAGAATTTCTTACAATCATTGCTTTAGTATGTTATGTTATATTCCTAAACCCAGAACTTGCTTTTTATGGCTTAGTTGTAATGCCTTTAGCTCTTTATCCAATCAGTATATTGGGTAAAAAGATGAAAAAACTATCTTTTCGTTCACAAGAATCTGCTTCAGATATCACTTCTCATTTAAGTGAAGTTTTTAACAATGTTGAAATAATCAAAGCAAACTCAACTGAAACTAGTGAACTAGAAAAATTTGAAAAACATAATAAAAACTTTTTTAATATCAATATCAAGTCTGTAAAAACAAATGAACTGACTTCACCTATCATGGAAACTATTGGGGCAATTGCTGCTGCATTAGTAATTATATTTGGTGGTTCACAAGTTATTGAAGGAACAATGACCGCAGGAACTTTTCTTTCATTTATAGCTGCACTTTTTATGCTTTATACTCCAATAAAAAGAATGGCTTCTATTTACAACTCACTTCAAAATGCAATTGCTGCACATGAAAGAATTTTATCTATTTATAATATTAAACCTACAATTCTTACAGGTAATGAAGATATTCCAGTAGATATTGAAAAAATAGAATTTAAAAACGTTGACTTAAAATATGATGATTTCACTGCCTTAAAAAACATAAACTTATCTGCTTTAAAAGGTGAAAAATTTGCACTTGTAGGTGATAGTGGTGGTGGGAAATCATCTTTAATAAACCTGCTAATAAGATTTTATGACACTAGTAGTGGTCAAATTTTATTTAATGACACTTGTCTTAGAAATATAAATATAGATTCATTAAGAAAAAATATATCAGTTGTAACACAACGAGTTTATATTTTTAATGATTCAGTTGCTTCAAATGTGGCCTATGGATATAAAATAGATGAAGAAAAAGTAATTGCAGCTTTAAAACAAGCTCATGCATATGATTTTGTATCTACAATGGAAAATGGTATCTATACTAAGCTTGATGAATTTGGTACTAATCTTAGTGGTGGACAAAGACAAAGAATTGCAATTGCAAGAGCTTTATACAAGAACCCTCAAATATTAATCCTTGATGAAGCAACATCAGCACTTGATAATGAGAGTGAATCAATCATCTCAGAAGTGATTGATGAAGTAAGCAAAAATAGAATTACCTTTGTTATTGCACATAGATTAAGCACAATCAAAAATGCTGATAAAATTGCCGTATTTAAAAAAGGTGAAATAGTTTGTATTGATAGTGAAGAAAAATTGTTAGAGAACTGTAACGAGTACAAACGGCTATATAACCTAGCTAATATTTAA